A portion of the Enterobacter sp. SA187 genome contains these proteins:
- the rplP gene encoding 50S ribosomal protein L16: MLQPKRTKFRKVHKGRNRGLAQGTDVSFGTFGLKAVGRGRLTARQIEAARRAMTRAVKRQGKIWIRVFPDKPITEKPLEVRMGKGKGNVEYWVALIQPGKVLYEMDGVSEELAREAFKLAAAKLPIKTTFVTKTVM, encoded by the coding sequence ATGTTACAACCAAAGCGTACAAAATTCCGTAAAGTGCACAAAGGCCGCAACCGTGGTCTGGCGCAGGGTACGGATGTTAGCTTCGGCACTTTCGGTCTGAAAGCTGTTGGCCGTGGTCGTCTGACTGCACGTCAGATCGAAGCAGCACGTCGTGCTATGACCCGTGCAGTTAAGCGTCAAGGTAAGATCTGGATCCGTGTATTCCCGGACAAACCGATCACCGAAAAGCCGCTCGAAGTGCGTATGGGTAAAGGTAAAGGTAACGTGGAGTATTGGGTTGCCTTGATTCAGCCAGGTAAAGTCCTGTACGAAATGGACGGTGTGTCTGAAGAGCTGGCCCGTGAAGCATTCAAGCTGGCAGCAGCGAAACTGCCGA